A genomic segment from Torulaspora globosa chromosome 3, complete sequence encodes:
- the PRP6 gene encoding U4/U6-U5 snRNP complex subunit PRP6 (ancestral locus Anc_3.265), whose translation MQRPSFLDQEPPPGYIPGIGRGATGFSTRGDQAKKAQIPKRLRPEENGFQVTKHANELTGEPLSKEAVEAEQIFAAIETRRSTRRKTTQSASENVNNQIPRQFADLKRSLATVSEEEWLNLPDAGDLTRKNKRERLQDQLNRKEYVAPDTLINRGVNFTKLTEERERLLGRQLDNSLLERVSSDALAAGSDVISYLDELESSTANNLVNADEAEEVKRMRMVLSSYRKADPMRPEGWIASARLEEKACKFQKAKSIMEEACAVCPKNDEVWLERVRLNSSDVMLCRALVADGIRFNPKSLPLWTEAIELENEPFNKRRVVMKALHELPTSEKLWKQMAMLESDESERQRIIRRAVELLPTSIDLWKELIKQQDYSDAKKSLNTAKKYLSTDYRLWILAVQIEERGDEEIAGERLEKILVNGMTQLQKSHSDPGLVEWLSHAQALNADGMFPKAAVAIVHAALSMEDLSQPSVMKSIDDMRNSFVKITAYRFLINKNPGNHSFWMSLRTTCLQLGKQDLLYEVYEATLFHQAEGYKTLKQNPTLSLIYAKEVWKYGKDASKALDILERSTNVVPSHLDFWIAKLKVLCFSARFEEAKETFNCAFQSLSTAEVPYLERLYLKYVSFLRFQNQYQEAIDFLEQECLEKFPECYKFYIQKGQTYHDMGQLSKMRETYSLATKKLPQCPILWILLAKADETDFKNSPKARSELDIALLENPHDEALYLARIEMECREGFHDQAKLLVLQALQKFPHSAVIWAANVRLIPSRKASTKKTVFQDALRSTKNSYQVLNEIGSSFFRDGQYSTAIKWFERATNSNPKFGDAWVWLARCCRKLGNDVTSIYKQVEEHEPVYGPLWISVTKDMRYQYSRPSEVLNLLLKDEL comes from the coding sequence ATGCAGAGGCCTTCATTTTTGGACCAAGAACCTCCCCCTGGATATATACCAGGTATTGGAAGGGGAGCTACGGGGTTCTCAACGAGAGGCGATcaagccaagaaagctcaGATACCAAAACGACTACGACCAGAGGAGAATGGATTCCAGGTGACAAAACATGCCAACGAACTCACCGGAGAGCCTTTATCAAAGGAAGCTGTGGAAGCAGAGCAGATTTTTGCTGCCATAGAGACTAGGCGGtcaacaagaaggaagacAACTCAGAGCGCAAGTGAAAACGTGAATAATCAGATACCCAGGCAGTTTGCTGATTTGAAACGGTCATTGGCAACTGTGAGCGAAGAGGAGTGGCTGAACCTTCCCGATGCTGGTGATCTGACTAGAAAGAACAAGAGGGAGCGGCTTCAAGACCAATTGAATAGGAAGGAATACGTAGCGCCTGATACACTTATCAATAGAGGGGTCAATTTTACTAAACTGACAGAGGAACGTGAAAGATTACTAGGACGACAGTTGGACAATAGCTTGCTGGAGCGGGTCAGTTCAGATGCTTTAGCCGCTGGAAGCGATGTGATCAGCTACTTAGATGAATTGGAAAGCTCCACAGCTAACAACTTGGTTAATGCAGACGAAGCGGAGGAAGTTAAGCGAATGAGAATGGTTCTCTCGTCCTATCGAAAAGCTGATCCAATGAGGCCCGAGGGTTGGATCGCTTCTGCGaggctcgaagaaaaagcttGCAAGTTTCAGAAGGCAAAGAGTATAATGGAGGAGGCCTGTGCAGTTTGTCCTAAGAATGATGAAGTATGGCTGGAAAGAGTGCGATTGAATTCCTCAGACGTCATGCTGTGCAGAGCTCTAGTTGCAGATGGGATCAGATTCAACCCGAAGTCTTTACCGTTATGGACGGAAGCAATcgagctggaaaatgagCCTTTCAATAAGCGGAGGGTGGTAATGAAGGCGCTACATGAACTGCCAACTAGCGAAAAGTTGTGGAAGCAAATGGCTATGCTTGAAAGCGATGAATCGGAACGGCAAAGAATTATACGTCGGGCAGTTGAACTTCTACCGACAAGTATTGATCTGTggaaagaattgatcaaacAGCAAGACTATAGCGATGCGAAGAAGTCGTTGAATACTGCAAAAAAATACCTCTCAACAGACTACCGCCTTTGGATTTTGGCTGtccaaattgaagaacgagGGGACGAGGAGATTGCTGGGGAACGTTTGGAGAAAATTTTAGTTAATGGTATGACCCAGCTGCAGAAGAGTCATAGCGATCCTGGGCTAGTAGAATGGTTAAGCCATGCCCAAGCACTTAATGCCGATGGCATGTTTCCGAAGGCTGCAGTCGCTATTGTGCACGCGGCTTTAAGTATGGAAGATCTGAGCCAGCCTTCAGTCATGAAAAGCATTGACGACATGAGGAACTCTTTTGTCAAGATAACTGCCTATCGTTTTCTGATAAATAAAAATCCAGGGAATCATAGCTTTTGGATGTCGCTCCGAACCACTTGTCTCCAACTTGGCAAGCAAGATTTACTATACGAGGTTTACGAGGCCACTTTATTCCACCAAGCGGAAGGTTATAAAACTCTAAAGCAAAATCCAACGCTGTCTCTCATCTATGCCAAGGAAGTCTGGAAATACGGAAAGGATGCCTCAAAGGCACTTGACATTTTGGAAAGGTCCACTAACGTAGTTCCGAGTCATCTGGACTTCTGGATAGCAAAACTGAAAGTTCTTTGCTTCAGCGCGCGATTCGAAGAGGCCAAGGAAACGTTTAATTGCGCATTTCAATCTCTGTCTACGGCTGAAGTGCCGTACTTAGAAAGGCTTTATTTGAAGTATGTTAGTTTTCTGCGGTTCCAGAACCAATACCAGGAGGCCATCGACTTCTTAGAACAGGAATGTCTTGAGAAATTCCCTGAATGCTACAAATTTTATATTCAAAAAGGACAAACTTATCACGACATGGGCCAACTGAGCAAAATGAGAGAGACTTATTCCTTGGCTACCAAAAAGCTGCCACAATGCCCCATTTTATGGATTCTATTAGCAAAGGCAGACGAAACAGATTTCAAAAACTCCCCCAAAGCTCGATCCGAATTGGATATCGCGCTTTTGGAGAATCCACACGATGAAGCCCTATATCTTGCTAGAATAGAAATGGAATGCAGGGAGGGATTTCACGATCAGGCGAAACTTCTAGTGCTCCAAGCTCTGCAAAAGTTCCCGCACAGTGCAGTAATTTGGGCCGCGAACGTCAGACTCATACCTTCCAGAAAGGCATCCACGAAGAAAACCGTCTTCCAAGACGCCCTGCGGAGCACAAAAAACAGTTACCAAGTTCTGAACGAAATTGGATCGAGCTTTTTCCGCGACGGCCAGTATTCGACCGCAATAAAGTGGTTTGAAAGGGCTACAAACAGTAATCCAAAGTTTGGCGACGCCTGGGTATGGCTTGCCAGATGCTGTAGGAAGCTGGGGAATGATGTGACGTCAATTTACAAACAAGTTGAAGAGCACGAGCCAGTATACGGACCATTATGGATCTCCGTAACAAAGGATATGCGATACCAGTACAGCAGACCATCGGAAGTTTTGAACCTGCTACTTAAGGACGAGTTATGA
- the UBP14 gene encoding ubiquitin-specific protease UBP14 (ancestral locus Anc_3.270) yields the protein MMDEEFWKQLNVPSVIAKDECLYCFETVYNETTSDQGTLHSLDLCLSCFQAVCQRHLPIHTRVSDNNDETVHSNYLCIAKVRKAEDDEDQQMDQTNKKIKLNVVEKSEDECFDIKWSLLKYDLSTSSQTTSFSDRDSNIPAIMSEKIRQILGSKSQELVDKTSSWELSISSCPHTKDFKVVDSEPKTIADTCNDCQLAQNLWVCLHCGNVGCGREQVGIEGHSHALKHFEGNPSHALAVKLGSLSQSSADIYCYSCNDEVKFDDNKQLGQALSRFGIDLDNKMASEKSLVELQVEQNMNWDFRMVDAKGNDLKRLPVGKQYGCGLINLGNSCYLNSVLQCLLNGGVKDYSWGQVGQAFPLDVLYPGTNLRCQLIKINNALEIEPELYANGIRPRSFKKCIGQGHEEFSSERQQDALEFLTYLIDKLDQKIFTGVVHNPNNLMKFVMQDKLQCNKCKKVRYSSEPCKAIQIPLKESDNPDNSQHLLERLQAYFSGETLEFRCPECNETGTATRTPGFQTFPDTLVINPVRLKLVNWTPVKTNDDLEIPGLSDLSDTLDLSSFQSRGFDPETEVMLRDTDEDRTDEFVPNPTCVSQLVEMGFTPNAIAKALHASGNVETEPAMNWLFEHMDDPDLDVPLTLSKKAAHVPNQVDQESLDNMTAMGLDPKLCRKALILHNGDVSRSVEWVFCHMDDDGELPRGTAPDTEAETHGHPTPAPYKLVAIVCHKGNSAHSGHYVAFIRKYVDQEEKWVLYNDEKIVVAVEDNFEEMRKNGYLYFYSRF from the coding sequence ATGATGGACGAGGAATTCTGGAAACAGCTTAATGTTCCTTCAGTCATTGCAAAAGACGAATGTCTTTACTGCTTTGAGACAGTGTACAACGAAACCACAAGCGATCAAGGTACCTTACATAGTCTAGACCTTTGCCTGTCGTGTTTCCAGGCTGTTTGCCAACGGCATCTGCCAATCCACACACGAGTTAGTGATAATAATGATGAGACTGTTCATTCGAATTACCTATGTATCGCTAAAGTTAGGAAAGCtgaggatgacgaagatcAACAAATGGATCAAACCAATAAGAAGATCAAGCTTAATGTCGTCGAAAAGTCTGAAGATGAATGTTTTGATATTAAGTGGTCTTTGCTAAAGTACGATTTGTCAACATCATCCCAAACTACTTCATTCTCCGACAGAGACTCCAATATACCTGCAATAATGAGTGAGAAGATCAGACAGATCTTAGGCTCTAAATCTCAGGAGTTAGTGGACAAGACATCGTCATGGGAACTTTCTATAAGCAGCTGTCCTCATAccaaagacttcaaagtCGTAGACAGCGAACCAAAGACAATTGCCGACACCTGTAATGACTGTCAGTTGGCACAAAACCTGTGGGTGTGTTTGCATTGTGGTAACGTTGGATGTGGTAGAGAGCAAGTTGGTATCGAAGGTCATTCCCACGCGTTAAAACATTTCGAAGGAAATCCATCGCATGCTCTGGCTGTTAAACTGGGCTCGTTAAGTCAGTCATCGGCTGATATTTACTGCTATTCATGTAACGATGAGGTAAAATTTGATGACAACAAGCAGCTGGGTCAAGCTCTCTCAAGGTTCGGTATCGATCTAGATAACAAAATGGCAAGCGAAAAAAGTCTGGTCGAACTGCAGGTGGAGCAAAATATGAATTGGGATTTTCGAATGGTGGATGCGAAAGGGAACGACTTAAAGAGATTGCCTGTGGGCAAACAGTATGGCTGTGGTTTGATCAACTTGGGTAATTCTTGCTATCTCAACTCCGTCTTACAATGCTTACTCAATGGAGGGGTTAAAGATTACTCCTGGGGTCAGGTTGGCCAAGCTTTTCCATTAGACGTGCTCTATCCTGGCACGAACCTTAGGTGCCAGTTGATCAAAATAAACAATGCCCTAGAGATCGAGCCAGAGTTGTATGCCAATGGAATACGACCCAGgagtttcaaaaaatgTATTGGCCAGGGCCACGAGGAGTTTAGCAGTGAGAGACAGCAGGACGCGCTGGAATTCTTGACTTATCTGATCGACAAGCTCGACCAAAAAATCTTCACAGGGGTCGTCCACAATCCCAACAACCTGATGAAGTTTGTAATGCAAGATAAACTGCAGTGCAACAAGTGTAAGAAGGTGAGATACAGCAGTGAGCCATGTAAGGCGATACAGATTCCTCTGAAAGAGTCTGACAATCCAGATAACTCGCAACATCTTCTAGAGAGACTACAGGCTTACTTTAGCGGTGAGACACTGGAATTTAGATGTCCGGAGTGCAATGAAACTGGAACTGCAACCAGAACTCCGGGCTTTCAGACTTTCCCAGACACCTTAGTGATAAACCCTGTGCGGCTCAAACTGGTAAATTGGACTCCCGTAAAGACCAATGACGACTTGGAGATACCCGGGTTAAGCGATCTGTCTGACACGCTggatctttcaagcttcCAATCGCGTGGATTCGACCCTGAAACAGAAGTCATGTTGCGCGATACAGATGAAGACCGAACAGATGAGTTCGTACCAAATCCCACATGCGTCTCACAGCTCGTTGAGATGGGCTTCACACCAAACGCCATCGCGAAAGCCCTTCATGCATCCGGCAACGTAGAAACTGAACCAGCGATGAACTGGCTCTTCGAACATATGGACGACCCTGATCTAGATGTCCCTTTGACGCTGTCTAAAAAAGCGGCACACGTTCCAAACCAAGTCGACCAAGAATCCCTCGACAACATGACCGCAATGGGCCTAGATCCTAAACTGTGCCGCAAGGCATTGATCCTCCACAATGGTGACGTGAGCCGCAGCGTCGAATGGGTCTTCTGCCACATGGACGACGACGGCGAGTTGCCAAGAGGAACTGCCCCAGACACAGAAGCCGAGACCCATGGGCATCCTACACCAGCACCCTACAAACTAGTCGCGATAGTTTGTCACAAGGGCAACTCTGCCCACTCTGGCCACTACGTTGCATTCATCAGAAAATAtgtcgatcaagaagagaaatgGGTATTGTACAATGACGAAAAGATCGTCGTCGCCGTCGAAGacaattttgaagagatgagGAAAAATGGTTACTTGTACTTCTATTCAAGATTCTAG
- the ARO3 gene encoding 3-deoxy-7-phosphoheptulonate synthase ARO3 (ancestral locus Anc_3.268), whose product MFIKNDHIGDRTRLEDWRIKGYDPLTPPDLLQHEFPISEKGHKIIIDAREAVCDILNGKDDRLVIVIGPCSIHDPKAAYEYADRLAEVSKRLSKDLLIIMRAYLEKPRTTVGWKGLINDPDIDNSFQINKGLRISREMFTKLVEKLPIAGEMLDTISPQFLSDCFSLGAIGARTTESQLHRELASGLSFPIGFKNGTDGGLQVAVDAIRSASHAHYFLSVTKPGVTAIVGTEGNKDTFIILRGGKTGTNFDSKGVKEAKAQLLKHKLIDENDTQRRIMIDCSHGNSNKDFRNQPKVAQNIHDQLEAGENGICGVMIESNLVEGRQDVAPEGGRAGLKYGCSITDACIGWESTEQVLELLADGVRKRRTALGK is encoded by the coding sequence atgttcatcaagaacgaCCACATTGGTGACAGAACTCGTTTGGAAGACTGGAGAATTAAAGGTTACGATCCATTGACACCACCGGACTTGCTTCAGCATGAATTTCCAATTTCTGAGAAAGGCCATAAGATCATTATTGATGCCAGAGAGGCAGTTTGTGACATTTTAAATGGTAAAGATGACCGTTTGGTGATCGTTATTGGCCCATGTTCGATTCATGATCCGAAGGCTGCGTACGAGTATGCTGACAGATTGGCCGAGGTATCCAAGAGACTCTCAAAAGACCTGTTGATCATCATGAGAGCTTACTTGGAGAAACCAAGAACCACTGTTGGCTGGAAAGGCTTGATCAATGATCCAGATATCGATAATTCGTTCCAAATCAACAAAGGtttgagaatttcgagAGAAATGTTCACCAAATTGGTGGAAAAGCTGCCTATAGCTGGTGAAATGCTGGATACTATCTCGCCGCAATTCTTGAGTGATTGTTTCTCCTTGGGTGCTATCGGTGCCAGAACGACTGAATCTCAATTGCATAGAGAGTTGGCCTCTGGTTTATCTTTCCCAATCGGCTTCAAAAATGGTACTGATGGTGGACTTCAAGTAGCCGTTGATGCAATCAGATCCGCTTCCCATGCTCACTACTTTTTGTCTGTCACAAAACCAGGTGTCACTGCTATCGTCGGTACTGAAGGCAACAAAGACACTTTTATCATTCTGAGAGGTGGCAAAACGGGCACCAACTTTGATTCCAAAGGCGTCAAGGAAGCTAAGGCCCAATTGTTGAAGCACAAATTGATTGACGAAAACGACACACAAAGAAGGATCATGATTGACTGTTCGCACggcaacagcaacaaagATTTCAGAAATCAACCAAAGGTTGCCCAGAATATCCACGACCAGTTGGAAGCAGGTGAAAATGGAATTTGCGGTGTCATGATCGAGTCCAATTTGGTTGAGGGCAGACAAGATGTGGCCCCCGAAGGTGGCCGTGCCGGCCTCAAGTACGGTTGCTCCATCACAGATGCCTGTATTGGTTGGGAGTCTACTGAACAGGTCTTAGAGCTGTTGGCCGACGGTGTGAGAAAAAGAAGGACTGCCCTTGGTAAATAA
- the LYS14 gene encoding Lys14p (ancestral locus Anc_3.264) — protein sequence MFSRPGPRIDEIDKEIDSAFTSPNSLSPFPSDSSSQASFLRAEKLFSSKNSGPVGSLSYSNGGSGFEHYASMTSPTSSNEKVGEEDGGVNAVSMPQTPVTSTVKDCNGNVKRKYSRNGCTECKRRRIKCDETKPTCWQCARLNRECVYVLNLKNKKRKNREKASGAKTSEKEAIIKQKLRTLATPKDTAEDMQLLELPNVIPAGHMDGYDANLLIQNLNDIVSMKLNDSLLDNADLKNLELPNWDIPELMPSSRSSASPLPISFLVHNVITFNTKLSSFKLGGVHDDYLGVFFNDCLDSIAPFFQGQENPLRDIILSFARNESYLLSATLAVGASIAYRKSNSFDDEKNYCGYLSHCLSLLGEQFQNESNVLNKIEPITLTVIMLAWDCINTMNSQWRSHLKGVTDLFKKINSGNSSKVMNVAKCWFKVMETFASISTVLGGSVTDDDDLDLIFNPFDYQYVDSLRFLNIMTPLNKFNLLRGHQEDFDLVIKEVIKALTSIRKSEKYYLTKEEDIFTKNLDYLLWSPQTDPDKSTEPVSYFNTQKILVQIDQQLDYQFIDKSGIIPPDSQSHPNNSNIQDNAIDLVTLRSGETIAISWYDISHQTQVLSFLLIVLLKLLGIPKESITIQQVVKKILGFFKFLDSDSPPANSRTCYSNFAVLIAGLNAMDEETRNIVRSYYKLNGGRFQRLTEHNLNRLEKVWYGKDSKYRMSDQDVLTW from the coding sequence ATGTTCTCTAGACCTGGTCCTAGGATAGACGAAATTGATAAAGAGATTGACTCTGCTTTTACGTCGCCTAATAGTTTATCTCCCTTTCCCAGTGACAGTAGTTCACAGGCATCTTTTCTACGTGCAgaaaagctcttttctAGTAAGAACAGTGGACCGGTTGGGTCTTTGTCATACTCAAATGGTGGGTCTGGGTTTGAGCACTATGCTTCAATGACTTCACCAACTAGTTCGAATGAGAAAGTCGGTGAAGAGGACGGTGGTGTTAATGCCGTCTCGATGCCCCAAACGCCAGTTACTTCAACTGTCAAGGATTGCAATGGAAATGTGAAGAGAAAGTATTCGAGAAATGGTTGTACAGAGTGCAAACGGAGGCGAATAAAATGTGACGAAACGAAACCAACCTGTTGGCAATGTGCGCGGCTTAATCGTGAATGTGTATATGTAttgaatttgaagaacaagaagaggaagaacAGGGAAAAGGCAAGCGGGGCAAAAACTAGTGAAAAGGAAGCAATCATCAAGCAAAAGTTAAGAACACTGGCCACTCCAAAGGATACCGCTGAAGATATGCAGTTACTCGAACTGCCAAATGTGATACCTGCAGGTCATATGGACGGATATGATGCAAATTTGCTGATACAGAACCTCAATGACATTGTTAGTATGAAACTGAATGATTCCCTGTTGGATAATgcagatttgaaaaaccTAGAACTACCGAATTGGGACATCCCAGAGCTAATGCCCAGCTCTAGGTCTTCAGCAAGCCCGTTGCCCATATCGTTTCTTGTGCATAATGTTATCACTTTTAACACCAAGTTaagttctttcaaattggGCGGTGTTCACGATGATTATTTGGGggtcttcttcaacgattGTTTGGACTCCATTGCTCCTTTCTTCCAAGGGCAAGAAAACCCGTTGCGGGATATCATATTGTCTTTTGCGCGCAATGAATCCTATCTCCTGTCAGCCACCTTGGCAGTGGGGGCCTCAATAGCGTACCGAAAATCAAACAGCTTTGACGATGAGAAAAATTATTGCGGATATCTGTCCCATTGTTTGAGCCTTCTAGGTGAGCAATTTCAAAACGAATCCAACGTCTTGAATAAAATCGAACCGATAACGCTGACGGTTATAATGCTCGCATGGGATTGTATAAACACCATGAATTCTCAATGGAGATCCCATCTGAAGGGCGTCACggatcttttcaagaagattaATTCCGGTAACTCATCTAAAGTAATGAATGTTGCAAAATGCTGGTTTAAGGTAATGGAAACTTTTGCCAGCATAAGCACTGTTTTGGGTGGTTCAGTCAcagacgatgatgatctcGATCTCATTTTCAATCCTTTCGACTATCAATATGTTGATTCATTGAGGTTTCTCAACATCATGACGCCGTTGAATAAGTTCAACCTGTTGAGAGGGCACCAGGAAGACTTTGATCTTGTTATCAAGGAAGTTATTAAAGCGTTGACGTCTATCAGAAAGTCGGAGAAATACTATCTCACAAAAGAGGAGGATATTTTTACTAAAAACCTCGACTATCTGTTATGGTCTCCGCAGACCGACCCAGACAAGTCCACTGAACCAGTAAGCTACTTCAACACACAAAAGATACTGGTGCAGATAGATCAACAGCTGGATTATCAATTCATTGACAAGTCCGGCATAATTCCACCCGATAGCCAGTCGCATCCAAATAATAGCAACATACAGGACAACGCTATCGATTTGGTGACCTTGAGGAGTGGAGAGACAATTGCGATTAGCTGGTATGATATCTCACACCAGACACAAGTActttcttttctgcttATCGTCCTGTTAAAATTGCTGGGTATACCGAAGGAATCTATCACCATCCAACAAGTGGTAAAGAAGATACTCggttttttcaaatttctcgatAGTGATTCTCCGCCAGCAAACTCAAGAACATGTTATAGTAACTTCGCCGTCCTAATTGCTGGCCTAAATGCTATGGACGAAGAAACCAGAAATATTGTTAGGAGCTACTATAAATTGAACGGTGGgagatttcaaagattAACAGAGCATAACCTGAATAGACTTGAAAAGGTCTGGTACGGGAAGGACAGCAAGTATAGAATGTCAGACCAAGATGTCTTGACATGGTAG
- the MUM2 gene encoding Mum2p (ancestral locus Anc_3.269): MSHLNCGYERTLDMSVDGFIYQGNHERREEVQGDETSLRHQNFTGNANIMAMNYPFPPAMNGADSNFLLSGYNNAGQLQNRPDNATAGAGGLYGPNSMAMPRVVDWSDAYVRNQGTGTLGGTGADDNSSFSGPITASSGFTSSKNYANNTLDSSFDCCLDSSASKSNSNANYADGLQVGDVGTNNELVKSLTLKLRIKETQNESLENEIQKLRGSFNEALNFKQSEYKQERQNLHKDKTSLEAPKNVEQVFRRLSSTLRSKDDELAETKNALESILTALALDPSNSVTKYGRYDAEALAHKMVTRIEILTKENQEMAKMLAYGRAKEMQIELQLAQMKNKELNTTISKLKEPESAQKE; this comes from the coding sequence ATGAGCCATTTAAATTGTGGCTACGAAAGAACCCTTGACATGTCGGTCGATGGCTTTATTTATCAGGGAAACCATGAACGTAGGGAGGAAGTTCAAGGTGATGAAACGTCGTTAAGGCACCAGAACTTTACAGGAAATGCGAATATTATGGCGATGAACTACCCTTTTCCCCCAGCAATGAATGGTGCCGATTCGAATTTTTTGTTGTCTGGTTACAACAATGCAGGTCAGTTGCAGAACAGACCAGATAATGCCACCGCTGGCGCTGGTGGGTTATATGGTCCCAATTCTATGGCTATGCCACGGGTAGTGGACTGGTCGGATGCGTATGTGAGAAACCAGGGAACAGGTACGCTCGGCGGGACCGGTGCTGATGACAACTCGAGTTTCAGTGGTCCGATAACAGCTTCCTCAGGGTTCACGTCATCCAAAAACTATGCAAATAACACTTTGGACAGTAGTTTTGATTGCTGTTTGGATTCTTCTGCCAGCAAGAGTAACTCAAACGCTAATTATGCGGATGGTTTGCAAGTCGGTGACGTTGGCACGAACAATGAGTTGGTGAAGTCGCTTACGCTAAAGCTGCGGATCAAGGAAACGCAGAATGAGAGTTTGGAGAATGAGATTCAAAAACTGAGAGGCTCATTCAATGAGGCTTTGAATTTCAAACAGTCCGAGTACAAACAAGAGAGACAAAATTTGCATAAGGACAAGACCTCGCTGGAAGCTCCCAAGAACGTGGAACAAGTCTTTCGAAGACTCTCTTCCACGTTACGCAGTAAGGATGATGAATTAGCGGAAACAAAAAATGCTTTAGAAAGCATTCTTACAGCTTTGGCATTGGATCCCTCAAACTCAGTGACAAAGTATGGCAGATACGATGCCGAGGCGCTCGCTCATAAGATGGTGACAAGGATTGAGATACTGACTAAGGAGAACCAAGAAATGGCTAAAATGCTAGCGTATGGTAGAGCGAAGGAGATGCAGATCGAGCTGCAGCTCGctcagatgaagaacaagGAGCTTAATACGACTATTTCTAAATTGAAGGAACCAGAAAGCGCTCAAAAGGAATAA
- the MRX18 gene encoding 17-beta-hydroxysteroid dehydrogenase-like protein (ancestral locus Anc_3.266) — protein MFDKIKQKIEKAKGALEHSDERVLASIPETSGLSKKDIYRNRYNHGVNLGGCFILEKWIYESVFDKGGDNEFDAVSSQVNHSSVDEAASKLTKHYNDYISKIDWNWLKNEAGITSFRIPIGYWHVGNGQLLDELPFEPLREVYSRAKPWDILKNLINKAAEYDIGVLIDVHGLPGGANTDMHSGCKNSSPSFFNKSKHIDKMVNVVLPFICRDACVNCENVIGLQVVNEAVFDNSAHGQKSYYSRAVAALNRIDPGLPVVISDGWWPDQWADWLGQTNLAAKVVVDSHVYRCFSAEDKGKDANQIINHLSESISWPRDRIDFVVGEFSCVLDEETWRKTAGNRDEWVRKFGKVQTSNFANVASWGWFFWTLQFQYGDGGEWGLVPMVKKGAIPRRPQGSPTVDENRVKEIINEHIAYWKDKGGDAMEHWRFEDGLRGAIADINAFAQFDNSRIGRWKALAMQRRAQYISRKGDSKYMWEWDQGFQRAIDEFGRY, from the coding sequence ATGTTCGATAAAATTAAGCAAAAGATCGAGAAAGCTAAGGGAGCTCTCGAGCACAGCGACGAGAGGGTTTTGGCCTCAATACCTGAAACTTCAGGtttgagcaagaaggataTCTACAGAAATCGTTACAACCACGGTGTGAATCTAGGAGGCTGCTTTATCCTTGAAAAGTGGATATACGAGTCTGTATTTGACAAGGGCGGCGATAATGAGTTTGATGCCGTGAGCTCTCAAGTGAATCACTCGTCAGTGGATGAGGCTGCTAGCAAACTAACCAAGCACTACAATGATTATATAAGCAAGATTGATTGGAATTGGCTGAAAAACGAGGCTGGTATCACCTCTTTCAGGATTCCAATCGGCTATTGGCATGTAGGTAATGGGCAGCTTCTTGACGAGTTGCCTTTTGAGCCTCTGCGGGAAGTGTACAGCAGGGCAAAACCATGggatatcttgaagaatctcaTCAACAAAGCGGCGGAATATGATATTGGTGTCCTTATTGACGTTCATGGCTTGCCAGGTGGTGCTAATACAGATATGCACAGCGGGTGCAAGAATAGTTCGCcatcatttttcaataagAGCAAACACATCGATAAAATGGTCAATGTCGTACTTCCATTTATCTGCCGGGATGCTTGCGTCAACTGTGAGAATGTAATTGGGTTGCAAGTCGTTAATGAGGCGGTCTTTGATAACAGCGCGCATGGTCAGAAAAGCTACTACTCGCGTGCTGTGGCTGCTCTGAACCGGATTGATCCGGGACTGCCCGTCGTCATTTCCGATGGCTGGTGGCCAGATCAGTGGGCCGACTGGCTCGGGCAGACGAACCTGGCTGCTAAAGTAGTGGTAGATTCGCATGTCTACAGATGCTTCTCTGCCGAGGACAAAGGTAAAGATGCGAATCAGATCATAAATCACCTTTCCGAAAGTATTAGCTGGCCGAGAGACAGGATAGACTTTGTCGTTGGGGAGTTTTCTTGTGTTCTCGACGAGGAAACCTGGAGGAAGACTGCTGGCAACCGCGACGAGTGGGTACGGAAGTTTGGAAAAGTGCAAACCAGTAATTTTGCGAATGTCGCTAGTTGGGGCTGGTTTTTTTGGACTTTGCAATTCCAATACGGTGACGGCGGAGAATGGGGTCTTGTACCTATGGTCAAAAAGGGGGCAATTCCTCGTCGGCCACAAGGTTCACCAACAGTCGACGAGAACAGAGTTAAAGAAATAATCAATGAACATATAGCCTACTGGAAAGACAAAGGCGGCGATGCTATGGAACATTGGAGGTTCGAAGATGGATTGAGGGGGGCCATAGCCGATATCAATGCTTTCGCTCAATTCGATAATTCTCGGATAGGCAGATGGAAAGCCTTGGCTATGCAGCGCAGAGCGCAGTACATCTCGCGGAAAGGTGATAGCAAATATATGTGGGAATGGGACCAAGGTTTCCAGCGCGCAATAGACGAGTTTGGTCGCTACTAG